A window from Oreochromis aureus strain Israel breed Guangdong linkage group 16, ZZ_aureus, whole genome shotgun sequence encodes these proteins:
- the ikzf2 gene encoding zinc finger protein Helios, producing MEASEDYRTSNGQCSPGKENSRMLADISAPNGETVPQGPNSPGELTIKQEEEIMEESDNRSPAVEEIGQTGEEGVALEESMSGSPSNVQDGLSGPNVTAESGNRPNGDRPFQCNQCGVSFTQKGNLLRHIKLHTGEKPFKCPFCSYACRRRDALTGHLRTHAVGKPHKCNYCGRSYKQRTSLEEHKERCHGYLQGISLDPNVNSGPYTGDVPKEPRPMPEPTMATFDRPPVIERLHSNVGKRKSTTPQKFVGEKMPRYSYPDMSYDMAVKYEKQSEMMPPHMMDQAINNAITYLGSDTLRPMLHHPGPPLSMAEVVPIVNPLFPHVLPLSQRTERSGNCDTLPTQPPQPHEFPGHPTSNGPTGLTRPGKQPQQGQEESPSNSGVESADSARSSPQERQGYHGSNVPVGLRSRGSPAVVFSGERMRDASPRSGAGVGLGIMRLATERPVSQEGIRVFGREGQELRAFQCEHCRVLFLDHVMYTIHMGCHGYRDPLECNICGHRSKDRYEFSSHIVRGEHTFQ from the exons aactGACGATTaagcaagaagaagaaatcaTGGAGGAGTCTGACAACAGAAGTCCAGCAGTGGAAGAAATAGGCCAAACAGGGGAAGAAGGAGTAGCACTAGAGGAATCCATGAGTGGCAGCCCAAGCAACGTACAGGACGGGTTATCTGGGCCGAATGTGACAGCCGAATCAGGAAATCGACCAAACG GAGACAGGCCGTTCCAGTGCAACCAGTGTGGTGTGTCGTTCACCCAGAAGGGAAACCTGCTACGACACATCAAACTCCATACAGGTGAAAAACCCTTCAAATGCCCCTTCTGTAGCTACGCCTGTCGGAGGCGCGATGCCCTCACTGGTCATTTGCGCACTCATGCTG tCGGCAAACCGCACAAGTGTAACTACTGTGGGCGGAGTTACAAACAGCGGACATCTTTAGAGGAACATAAAGAGCGTTGCCATGGTTACCTGCAGGGTATCAGCTTGGATCCTAATGTCAACAGTGGGCCTtacacag GTGACGTTCCAAAAGAGCCAAGGCCCATGCCAGAGCCCACCATGGCTACCTTTGATCGGCCACCTGTTATTGAAAGACTGCATAGCAATGTAGGCAAGAGGAAGAGCACCACACCTCAGAAATTTGTGG GTGAAAAGATGCCTCGCTATAGCTATCCTGATATGAGCTATGACATGGCTGTTAAGTATGAGAAGCAGTCTGAAATGATGCCACCCCACATGATGGACCAGGCTATCAACAATGCCATTACATACCTGGGATCAGACACCCTACGCCCCATGCTCCACCATCCAGGCCCTCCACTTTCTATGGCTGAGGTGGTGCCTATTGTGAACCCACTCTTCCCCCATGTCCTGCCACTGAGCCAACGAACAGAACGTTCAGGAAACTGTGACACACTACCAACACAGCCGCCTCAGCCCCATGAGTTCCCCGGTCATCCCACCTCAAATGGCCCCACTGGTTTAACAAGGCCAGGTAAGCAGCCCCAACAAGGGCAAGAGGAGTCACCCAGCAACAGCGGTGTTGAATCTGCTGACTCAGCTCGCAGCAGCCCTCAGGAAAGGCAGGGATACCATGGCAGCAACGTCCCCGTGGGCCTCAGGTCTCGTGGCAGTCCGGCAGTGGTCTTTTCAGGTGAGCGGATGAGAGATGCATCACCTAGAAGTGGGGCAGGAGTCGGGCTTGGGATAATGCGACTGGCTACAGAGAGGCCTGTGAGCCAGGAAGGGATACGGGTGTTTGGACGGGAGGGCCAGGAATTAAGGGCCTTCCAGTGTGAGCACTGTCGAGTGCTCTTCCTGGACCATGTCATGTACACCATCCACATGGGTTGCCACGGATACAGAGATCCACTGGAGTGCAACATCTGTGGTCACCGGAGCAAGGACCGCTATGAGTTCTCCTCTCACATAGTACGTGGTGAACACACCTTCCAGTAA